In uncultured Ilyobacter sp., a genomic segment contains:
- the dhaM gene encoding dihydroxyacetone kinase phosphoryl donor subunit DhaM codes for MIGLIIVSHNRNLGQEIINLTSEMKSYPFKVVNGSGTSGDHYGTEPNIILDAIQEADEGDGAVILCDLGSAVMNAQMSLEFLEPEQQEKIIIADAPIVEGALVAMSANCPGISIEELVEEIEESRSFSKLE; via the coding sequence ATGATAGGACTCATCATTGTGTCTCACAATAGAAACTTAGGGCAAGAAATAATCAACCTGACTTCTGAAATGAAAAGTTATCCATTTAAAGTTGTAAACGGAAGCGGTACCTCAGGAGACCACTACGGGACTGAACCAAACATCATACTCGATGCCATTCAAGAAGCTGATGAGGGGGATGGAGCGGTAATTCTGTGTGATCTAGGAAGTGCTGTTATGAATGCTCAGATGTCTTTAGAATTCTTAGAACCTGAACAGCAGGAAAAAATAATAATAGCAGATGCACCTATAGTAGAGGGGGCCCTTGTGGCAATGTCTGCCAACTGTCCAGGAATAAGTATAGAGGAATTGGTAGAAGAGATTGAGGAAAGCAGAAGTTTTTCTAAGTTAGAGTAA